One stretch of Nocardioides perillae DNA includes these proteins:
- a CDS encoding DNA-directed RNA polymerase subunit beta' encodes MLDVNFFDQLQIGLATADEIRTWSHGEVKKPETINYRTLKPERDGLFCEKIFGPTRDWECYCGKYKRVRFKGIICERCGVEVTRSKVRRERMGHIELAAPVTHIWYFKGVPSRLGYLLDLAPKDLEKVIYFAAYMITSVDEDARHRDLSSLEGKVGLERERLEKRRDTAIEDRAKKLEEDLAQLEAEGAKADQRRKVKDGAEREMKQLRDRSQREIDRLDEVWDTFKNLKVQDLMGDELLYREMKNWFGKYFEGHMGATAIQKRLQDFDVEAEVESLRDTIENGKGQKKVRALKRLKVVDAFRKTGNQPIGMVLDAVPVIPPDLRPMVQLDGGRFATSDLNDLYRRVINRNNRLKRLLDLGAPEIIVNNEKRMLQEAVDSLFDNGRRGRPVTGPGNRPLKSLSDMLKGKQGRFRQNLLGKRVDYSGRSVIVSGPQLKLHQCGLPKQMALELFKPFVMKRLVDLSHAQNIKSAKRMVERARPVVWDVLEEVITEHPVLLNRAPTLHRLGIQAFEPQLIEGKAIQIHPLVCTAFNADFDGDQMAVHLPLSAEAQAEARILMLSTNNILKPSDGRPVTMPTQDMIIGLFFLTTDREGEPGEGRVFSSQAEAIMAFDRGEISLQSKVRIRFPDAVPPVGEALPEGWSEGQPLVLETTLGRAIFNDTLPGDYPFVNYEVGKKALGAIVNDLAERYTKVEVAASLDALKDAGFHWATRSGVTVSIDDVTTPPEKATILATYEEQAAKVQKQFERGLVTDDERRQELIEIWTQASAEVGRAMEQTFDRANPIYMMVDSGASGNMNQIRQVAAMRGLVANPKGEIIPRPIKSNFREGLTVLEYFIATHGARKGLADTALRTADSGYLTRRLVDVSQDVIIREDDCGTERGLPKRIGEKLADGSVVKAENAETAAYARSAAVEVTHPETGEVLVEAGGDLGDVKIGELVAAGIEEVKVRSVLTCEARTGTCAKCYGRSLATGKLVDIGEAVGIIAAQSIGEPGTQLTMRTFHTGGVASADDITQGLPRVVELFEARSPKGRTPISEAAGRVEIEETDKARTVIVTPDDGSEVQEYPVSKRSRLNVEDGQHIEVGHHITSGTPDPQDVLRILGVRKAQEHLVDEVQEVYRSQGVAIHDKHIEIIVRQMLRRVTVIESGDTNLLPSDLTDRVIFEEENRRVVSEGGKPASGRPVLMGITKASLATESWLSAASFQETTRVLTDAAINGRSDSLRGLKENVIIGKLIPAGTGLERYRNIRVEPTEEARAAAYSVTGYDSYDYEFGGAGGQAVALDDFDFGSYQS; translated from the coding sequence GTGCTCGACGTGAACTTCTTCGACCAGCTCCAGATCGGCCTGGCCACCGCCGACGAGATCCGCACCTGGAGCCACGGCGAGGTCAAGAAGCCCGAGACCATCAACTACCGCACGCTCAAGCCCGAGCGTGACGGCCTCTTCTGCGAGAAGATCTTCGGTCCCACCCGGGACTGGGAGTGCTACTGCGGCAAGTACAAGCGCGTGCGCTTCAAGGGCATCATCTGCGAGCGCTGCGGCGTCGAGGTGACCCGCTCCAAGGTCCGCCGCGAGCGCATGGGCCACATCGAGCTCGCCGCGCCCGTGACGCACATCTGGTACTTCAAGGGCGTGCCCTCGCGCCTGGGCTACCTGCTCGACCTGGCGCCGAAGGACCTCGAGAAGGTCATCTACTTCGCCGCCTACATGATCACCTCGGTCGACGAGGACGCCCGCCACCGCGACCTGTCCTCGCTCGAGGGCAAGGTCGGCCTGGAGCGCGAGCGCCTCGAGAAGCGCCGCGACACCGCGATCGAGGACCGCGCCAAGAAGCTCGAGGAGGACCTCGCCCAGCTCGAGGCCGAGGGCGCCAAGGCCGACCAGCGCCGCAAGGTGAAGGACGGCGCCGAGCGCGAGATGAAGCAGCTGCGCGACCGCTCGCAGCGCGAGATCGACCGCCTCGACGAGGTCTGGGACACCTTCAAGAACCTCAAGGTGCAGGACCTCATGGGCGACGAGCTGCTCTACCGCGAGATGAAGAACTGGTTCGGCAAGTACTTCGAGGGCCACATGGGCGCCACGGCGATCCAGAAGCGCCTGCAGGACTTCGACGTCGAGGCCGAGGTGGAGTCGCTGCGCGACACCATCGAGAACGGCAAGGGCCAGAAGAAGGTCCGCGCCCTCAAGCGCCTCAAGGTCGTCGACGCCTTCCGCAAGACCGGCAACCAGCCGATCGGCATGGTCCTCGACGCGGTCCCGGTCATCCCGCCGGACCTGCGCCCGATGGTCCAGCTCGACGGTGGCCGCTTCGCGACCTCGGACCTCAACGACCTCTACCGCCGCGTCATCAACCGCAACAACCGCCTCAAGCGGCTGCTCGACCTCGGCGCGCCGGAGATCATCGTCAACAACGAGAAGCGGATGCTGCAGGAGGCCGTCGACTCGCTCTTCGACAACGGCCGCCGCGGCCGGCCGGTCACCGGCCCGGGCAACCGCCCGCTCAAGTCGCTGTCCGACATGCTCAAGGGCAAGCAGGGCCGCTTCCGCCAGAACCTCCTCGGCAAGCGCGTCGACTACTCCGGCCGCTCGGTCATCGTGTCGGGCCCGCAGCTCAAGCTGCACCAGTGCGGTCTGCCCAAGCAGATGGCGCTGGAGCTCTTCAAGCCGTTCGTGATGAAGCGCCTGGTCGACCTGAGCCACGCGCAGAACATCAAGTCGGCCAAGCGCATGGTCGAGCGCGCCCGCCCGGTCGTGTGGGACGTGCTCGAGGAGGTCATCACCGAGCACCCGGTGCTGCTCAACCGTGCGCCTACGCTGCACCGCCTCGGCATCCAGGCCTTCGAGCCCCAGCTGATCGAGGGCAAGGCCATCCAGATCCACCCGCTCGTGTGCACCGCGTTCAACGCGGACTTCGACGGTGACCAGATGGCGGTGCACCTGCCGCTGTCGGCCGAGGCCCAGGCCGAGGCGCGGATCCTGATGCTGTCGACCAACAACATCCTCAAGCCGTCGGACGGCCGACCGGTGACCATGCCGACCCAGGACATGATCATCGGCCTGTTCTTCCTCACCACCGACCGCGAGGGCGAGCCGGGCGAGGGTCGGGTGTTCTCCTCGCAGGCCGAGGCGATCATGGCCTTCGACCGGGGCGAGATCTCGCTGCAGAGCAAGGTCCGCATCCGCTTCCCCGACGCGGTGCCGCCGGTCGGCGAGGCGCTGCCCGAGGGCTGGTCCGAGGGTCAGCCGCTGGTCCTCGAGACCACGCTGGGCCGCGCGATCTTCAACGACACGCTCCCGGGCGACTACCCCTTCGTGAACTACGAGGTGGGCAAGAAGGCCCTGGGTGCGATCGTGAACGACCTCGCCGAGCGCTACACCAAGGTCGAGGTGGCCGCCTCGCTCGACGCGCTGAAGGACGCCGGCTTCCACTGGGCGACCCGCTCGGGCGTGACCGTGTCGATCGACGACGTCACCACCCCGCCGGAGAAGGCGACCATCCTCGCGACCTACGAGGAGCAGGCCGCCAAGGTCCAGAAGCAGTTCGAGCGCGGTCTGGTCACCGACGACGAGCGCCGCCAGGAGCTCATCGAGATCTGGACCCAGGCCTCGGCCGAGGTCGGCCGGGCGATGGAGCAGACCTTCGACCGGGCCAACCCGATCTACATGATGGTCGACTCGGGTGCCTCCGGAAACATGAACCAGATCCGGCAGGTCGCGGCCATGCGTGGTCTCGTGGCCAACCCGAAGGGCGAGATCATCCCGCGCCCGATCAAGTCGAACTTCCGCGAGGGCCTCACGGTCCTGGAGTACTTCATCGCGACCCACGGTGCCCGCAAGGGCCTCGCGGACACCGCGCTGCGCACCGCGGACTCCGGCTACCTCACCCGCCGCCTCGTCGACGTCTCCCAGGACGTCATCATCCGCGAGGACGACTGCGGCACCGAGCGCGGCCTGCCCAAGCGGATCGGCGAGAAGCTGGCCGACGGCAGCGTCGTGAAGGCGGAGAACGCCGAGACCGCGGCGTACGCCCGCTCGGCCGCCGTCGAGGTCACCCACCCCGAGACCGGCGAGGTGCTGGTCGAGGCGGGTGGCGACCTGGGCGACGTGAAGATCGGCGAGCTCGTGGCGGCCGGCATCGAGGAGGTCAAGGTCCGCTCGGTCCTGACCTGCGAGGCCCGCACCGGCACGTGCGCCAAGTGCTACGGCCGCTCGCTGGCCACCGGCAAGCTCGTCGACATCGGCGAGGCCGTCGGCATCATCGCGGCCCAGTCGATCGGTGAGCCCGGCACGCAGCTGACGATGCGCACCTTCCACACCGGTGGTGTGGCCTCGGCCGACGACATCACGCAGGGTCTGCCCCGCGTGGTCGAGCTCTTCGAGGCCCGCTCGCCGAAGGGCCGCACGCCCATCAGCGAGGCCGCCGGTCGCGTCGAGATCGAGGAGACCGACAAGGCCCGGACCGTCATCGTCACCCCCGACGACGGCTCCGAGGTCCAGGAGTACCCCGTCTCCAAGCGCTCGCGCCTGAACGTGGAGGACGGCCAGCACATCGAGGTCGGCCACCACATCACCTCCGGCACGCCGGACCCGCAGGACGTGCTGCGCATCCTCGGTGTCCGCAAGGCGCAGGAGCACCTGGTCGACGAGGTCCAGGAGGTCTACCGCTCGCAGGGCGTGGCGATCCACGACAAGCACATCGAGATCATCGTGCGGCAGATGCTGCGCCGCGTGACGGTCATCGAGTCGGGTGACACCAACCTGCTGCCCTCCGACCTCACCGACCGCGTGATCTTCGAGGAGGAGAACCGCCGCGTGGTCTCCGAGGGCGGCAAGCCGGCCTCGGGTCGACCGGTGCTCATGGGCATCACCAAGGCCTCGCTGGCGACCGAGTCGTGGCTCTCGGCGGCCTCCTTCCAGGAGACCACCCGGGTGCTCACCGACGCGGCCATCAACGGCCGCAGCGACTCGCTGCGCGGTCTGAAGGAGAACGTCATCATCGGCAAGCTGATCCCGGCGGGCACCGGCCTCGAGCGCTACCGCAACATCCGGGTGGAGCCGACCGAGGAGGCCCGAGCCGCGGCGTACTCCGTGACGGGCTACGACTCCTACGACTACGAGTTCGGCGGTGCCGGCGGCCAGGCCGTCGCCCTCGACGACTTCGACTTCGGCTCCTACCAGAGCTGA